DNA sequence from the Carassius gibelio isolate Cgi1373 ecotype wild population from Czech Republic chromosome A14, carGib1.2-hapl.c, whole genome shotgun sequence genome:
AGTCTTTTGTGAAATCAGTTTGAATGCTATGTACAGTGGTTGAGTTGGGAATTTACAACAGCAGAATGTTTTTTCATCtgaaattttatttgtaatattttatagtttagCCAGCTTAACCACATGGACTTGAAAACCAACGGCACCGACAACCAGGCCCACCACAACTAAACATCTTTGCAAGAGCTTGAACACCCATTATACGCATGCTATGTGTGGTATGGCAAAACAATGAGACTGGGACGTGAAgatataaagtacaatgttttacCTGAGGCCATGAAAACACTGTCATATACACAATGAGTGAAGGATCTGAGCAAAAATATGTAGCACCTGACATAATGTCTCTTACATTAAACAGTTGAAATATTTGGTGGTGTTATTGTCAATGACTATGACAGCATCAAATAGGCTCCGTAAAAATCATTGTAAATGGGCTTCTCTTGGTCTCGTACAAGCAAATGTCTCTCTGAGGTACATTCACTCACTTTAAAGTTGACATGAAGTTCACATATTGACAAATGTATGTCCAGAAATATTGTTATATCAAGTAAACAAAAAGCCCTAAAACCTGAGACCTACAAAGATTTGGTGTCACACAGCAATAATCAGTAGTTTACAGTAATCCAACAATGTGTTGGAGAGCAGCTGTTGTTAGTACAAGTCGGCAAAATAAAGAAGTGAAAAATCATTAATAACTGATATATGCATCATCAATAAGTGATATATGCAGGAAAAACTAAAGTACACAAAGCTAGCAAGAGCTTCTAGGGGTGTTACTAAATCCACATGAATGATATCTTAAATTCTCAATACAAAAGTGAGCATAAACTCATACAGATACCTTAAACTGCTAACCACAGCTCAGTATCAAATATGGTTTAGTGATCTCAGCTTCAATAGCTAAATAAAACTAATCAAAGGTCTGCTCTTGTGACTTGTGGCTAACATGTACCACGAGCTAAAAATCTGAAAAGGCAACAATTCATTCACCCTTGAAATGGCTTGACAACATCTATCTGTACCACGTTAGCACTTAGCATGTTTTCGAACACCTACACAACCATGTTGATGTGTAATAATTGTGGCTCATTGGTGGCTGACTTGCTCTGTTTCAGTGAAAACCCATTTGGCTTCTCAGTGGACTCGACTAAACAACATGTTGAATTCTCCACAATGTTAAACAGCACTATAAAAAAACCCACACAAGACAAATAAGAATGCAGTAGTCATAGCATTGTTTTGCACGTCACACGTGATTTCTAAAtgactgtaaacaaaaaaaaacagccttaTACTGTGAAGCCTCTCTGGCTATGGCAGGATGTGACAGAGAGCAACTTGTTGAGGGGACAGTACTATAATCATAAGGGTGCAAATTAGTCAAAACAACAACAGTCAAGACATTTTGATGAAGGTCATCTTCACTGATGTGATGGGAATGATGACAACAGGTCCCAGCTTCAAGTATGTGAGTTTCCTTTTTCTTAAGAGCTGAACCTGCTGTTCACAGAGAGTTGTAAAGAAATGCACAGTGAGAGGAAAACAGTCTTGTACAATGCATAGAAtagttttgttagtttttatgAACTTTTCATTGTTTTGTGCAGTTCTCAACCAGGGGAAGGGGAACTGCtacttaaaataagacaaaacaagaaTTCAAATTATCTacaacaactaaaaatcatgAAATGGCTTGTTTTAAATCACCTCAACAGCAGCTTATTTTCTTCagataaaaaatgacaaacaactGGAAAAATCATGGGGCTTTTGAATGTTGTTGCGGATAGTGGGggggccttagggttaaaaaggttGAGAAGCACTGGTTTAATGTAAAACAAGGTCGATTTAAACAACTTACATTCCACAAAGGTTTAATTCCAGTTTCCAATATCACTGTatgagaaaagaaacaaatattgCAGAATTACACCCGCTGCGCGGTTTCAAACTGAATGATAAATGGCAAAGCCTGATACGAATGAACTGGTTCACATAAAACATGAGAGGGGAGATGAGATTTTAGACCAAGAGAAAGAAACAAATCGCACAGTCAGCGCTGGCATCTATCTGTTTGCAGAGCTGTCAGGAATGTTTGAAGTCAAACATTGGTGGATCACAATGATACGAGCGAGTGGTTAGTGATGGACCCTAAAAAACACAATTCACACAAAGCTTTGTGGAGCTTTCAGCAGTTATCCTGGTGGAATGCTTCTGAAGATGGGATCCAAAAACTAAACATGCTGTTAGTgtaatgacagaaataaaaacaaaaacaaaacagaaatatttaaagtGCATGTCAATAGAGGATACAAGAGTGAAACTGTGTTAGGAGGAAATCAAACAAATGCATTCTAAAATAACTATGTAATTAATTTACACAGGAGCAATGCTTGTTATAGAGAGAAAGTTTAAGTCCCTTTGCTCTCATCTGCAGCTCTCAGTACCTTTCTGTAGTTATAAAAGCGTCCTCCTCAAGAGTCACCAGTCGGCATGGCGCGGGGGCGCAGAGGCCCGTGGGAATCGAGTCATAGTGTCATAGGTAGGGATGCTTCAAGCACAAAGGGAAAAACTGTCAGGCCTGGAGTGTATTTAAAATCTACACACACCACTGTGAACGCGCGCTATTAGCTCTCCATCCATCTTTAACCCATCACTAGAAGATCAGGACAGGGCTTTTAAAATGACACATATAGCACTACTACTAATAAAGCTGCTataagtcatttttatttgaaacgCCTCTCATAAAAATATCCTACCACCTGACCATTCAGAAAACAGCCAATTAGAAACTCTGTTATCCCCTACAGAACATTTCCtatataactatttttattttaaattctaatcaaGCAATTATATACTGGAAAATGTGAAAAAACCTTATATTTATCATATCTTGGGTGTTTTTTCCCTTTTCAAACTTGTGACATCTAATgcataaactaccattcaaaatataggattatttttttgtattcatatatatatatatatatatatatatatatatatatatatatatatatatatatatatatatatatatataaaatagtaaaaaaaaatcattttcgaatACATATTCTTTTGAACTCTCTGTGCATTAAAGGATCTTCAAAAATAATGTATCTGTGCTTCCataaaactattaagcagcaaaactttcaacattgattataataacaatgtttcttgagcagcaaatcagcatattagaatgatttctgaaggatcatgtgacactgaagactggagtaatgatgatgaaaattcagctttgccatcaaaggaaaaatgcatttaaaatgttttaaaacagaactattttaaattgtaacaatatttaaaaatatagctTTTTTGCTATACTTTTTAACCAAACAATTTGTCGCTTTTTTCAAAAATCTCATCGACCCCAAATTTCTGAATAATACTGTTTGTATGTATCCCAGCTCTGTCACTCTATAGCACACCATCCTAACCTCTGTTACATGCTTTGCTGTTGAAACACATCATTAGTGATGAGTTGGAGAAAGCCAGAGCAGCCCAGTGAGAATTTCAAGAGTCATGCGAGAATACAAAAATTTGaatgcatgcacaaacacaaattCAGCCAGTCAATAATTTCTGCCAAATCTAATGTATGCAATGttaatataaattcaaatatCATGCAAGAGTGCAAAACACAAATTCTGCATTACTGCTATTGAGTTAGTCTGCATGCAAGCACTATTTTAACAATGACAATAACAAAAAGGAAATTTGCCAGATGCCTGTTTGTGCAAAGGGCAACTTCAAACTGCGCATGCATCAGACCCCTGATATCACCTCACCCAATGCATGCAGTTTATTAGCGTAACACGCTACCTGATTACCTTCCAATTAAAGGATTTTGGATACATTCTAAATGTTCATTATAATAACCATTATTACCAATTTCCATATGGAAATAAcaaatttaatagaaaaaaatgtaaataaaacatgatGAACGTGAAAAATGGCATGTGACTATGGACAAGCTTCATTTTAAAGCATTCTTGAACAATATACATGGAAAATAGAGTATGAAACGGTATAAACTGCAAACATATCTTGTAAAATGTACAGCAATAGTTTTGAAGTGTGCTCTTAAGGTCTCTGTTTTAACAGCCCTTCATGTTAAACAAGGGAGCTTCAAAGATAAGATAACACACCAACACAAGCAGCGCCCTTCACCAGAGAAGCATTACAAGGCTTAGAGCTTAAACCAGCACCATTAAGCAGAAACTTTTATGTACAGAACAGGAAAGGGATATCGTCTAAGCAGTCAATTCGACAGCAAAATATGAGGGGAAAAAACAGCTTACTTTTTCATGGGAATTGTCTCAATGCTAAAAAGATACAAGACAAGCAAAAATGTTACAGAGATGCACTGTAGTGGTGTACAGAGACATCACACGGATGTCAAAACGGACCTCTCTGGTCAAGACACTTGGTGACTTGTCAATTGCAATGATTCTCAACTGTAAATGTATGAAAAACACGAAAACAAAACAATGTACAATATATATGTGTAGTTATCATAAAGTGCAAAGTGCTGGACAGGAAAACGAAGAATGAAGGAAGATGGAAATATCAAGAATGGTTATCATAAGGTGAAATGCCAAGTCCCTGATATAGAGGAACTAGAAAGaagagcacagagagagaaaaaaagattaattaactaCTCCGggctaaagaaagaaaagaatgaggcatttgcacttttatatattatgcatattattCATTGTACAACAGTTAGCTCCAGTCCTGTCATACGTGTTCTTTAGCAGAGTAAAACAGTGTGCAAACAATTTTAACTTTGTTTATGCAACTGTAATCATTGTGGTGCTAAATAGCAATTGCAAACTTGGTGTATTTGGGATACTTACTCGTCATAGACATCCTCTGTGTCCATTCTGCGGTAGAACTTGGCAAGTTTGACCGAAAGGATAATGCTAGGGAGCAGAAACAGTGTGGAACAGCCTAACCCAAACCAGAATGTGTTCTGCAACAAATAAACACAAGATTAAAGCCACCCAAAAACTGCACTCCGCTTAACCATAAAATCCTTTTTGATCAACATACTCTCCATGTATTTCTTCCGACAAGAAGCTTTTCCAAAATACAGAAAGTGGATCTCTAGCATTAAAAGTTATGCTTGTATCGTTATAAACAAGCATTCACATTCAATCGATAAGATGCAAAATGTCCACCCACGCgacaaaatgtggaaaaaagtTTAACAAATAGGTTTAAGTTTATGCAAATAGGTAGTCGTCAGGATTCATTGACTGCAACTTACAAAGACCTCAGATGAAGGCCGCTTCGGATACAATacatataacatacaaaaacTGTCAAATATTAATCCAATATTGTAACAGTATTGTACTGTTTATAACTCTTTCCCAGATATATAATAGAAGGACATTACTCTGATACGCTTATCTGTTGCTGATAACAGAATACTTTCTAATTGTAacagtaaagctgctttgaaacaatatgcatTGTGAAAATGAAGGTGAgaccagcaaaaaaacaaaaacaaaaaccaacaaacaaaaaacaccaaTGGGaggttaaacacttttttttttgctgctgtcaGAGCTGTAAAACTTTTCTTGTGTGTGCCCTGGTATACCCTACATTACGTAGTAAGTACTGTAAGTATATtaataccagtaaattttgaCCTTGTGGGGCCATTGTTTTTGGTCCCCATTAGAAAAACAGCTTATAATCAAAATCTAAAACAGCAGAAAtgtttctgtgaggggtaggtttagggtaaggggatagaaaatacagtttttacagtataaaaataattacttttatgGAATGTACCCATAAAAGAtggaaaccagtgtgtgtgtAACGAAATCTGAAATTTCTTTTGGAGAAATCCTTATCTGTAAAACAGTAAATGACATAGAAGTCCTATCCTCTTACTATCctcttaaaaaatcttactgaccctaaactttttaaAGGGTTGTCTAGCTCTTTAAACAAATAGTTTCAcgtaaatgaacattttatttacttaatctgattttttttctgacCACATTATTGATAATTGTATGTATATCTTCACAAAATACTTCAGGGGACTTGGAATATATAGTGAATGAGTAGTTTGTCCTccttttattctgttttttaaGCTTTGGCAATATAAATCACCATCCATATTAACTCTGTGTAAAACCgaacacactttttttatttaatggatGTCAAAAAAGAATGGTGTTGtaaggacatgagggtgagtaaattatgagatTAATTTTATTTCCAGTGTTTCTAGTGATTCTAGTACCGATGGCCTGGATGTTACCATTGAATCCAGCAGGAAACTGCATCCTAGGATCTCGGCCGCGTCCACAATGTTGCTGAGTGGTTTACAGGTAGCGACGTCCAGGGCCAGCTACAATGAGGCAgcaaaactttaaattaaaataatgcagAAGAACCAAAAGATCATCCCTAATCTAACGATATTATTTCAGATAgataatacagtttaaaatactcACAGATGTTCTGATCCAGTCAATATACTGCTTGAAATACCCTATAATAGTCTGCTTGTATTTCTCTGTTTCCTGTTTGAGCATATATTAGCCATCAGTACAATACAACTATACACCAATCATTACAGATATGTTTTATCTTTCACATTACCTGATTGACCACAAATGTTGCATTTTGGGAAATTAGGAACTGGGTGGCATCAATGGCTGCTAATACGTCTCTAACTCTGACCTAAAAAACAGTTGCATTTACTGCTCATCAGAAAGCGTGTTCTGAAATGGATCTGTTATGATATTTTTAAACTGGTGGCAGTTTTAAAATGAGCAACTTACAGTCAGGTCTGAGGACGTCCTCTCCAGAAATCTGATGCTCTGATTAAGTGTGCTCTTTAATAAGAAAGATAATAGACACAAAACAAgaatcatgtccaaaatgatctataattttaaatgcttatttAATGGTACAAAAATAACAACTGTAAAGGATTATTTTGGAAACATAAACTGACAATTCAAGGGATTCAGCAGAGTGACAAAACGCCATGCAACCTGATAGTTGCACTGCATGCATCACATACACATTatgtcacaaataaataaataaagtgacacAAAACTGTTGTACTATATGATACATCTGGCACACATGTAAACATTCCAGTCATGCAAATGCATTAaccaatgattaaaaaaaaagaaaaagaaaacatcaacATTTTCTGTTTGATGTACTAGATGGACAGATATCCAACACTTCACCCTTTGACCAGTTTATGAATCTGTCACTAGGACAAAGATAAGGTGAAGCCGCTCTAAAAAGAGGCTTGTTTTTCCATGATGTTATAACAGAGAAACTGTACCAAGTGGAGCAAACAACTTACAGGTTATGTAGCTATGACTGGTAGGCTTACCCTCGCTTTCACATATTTCTCGGAAGTCATAAATTAAGTTGAATgtgataaagaaaataaaaaaaatgtattgtttaaaatCAGGTACGAACATGAATATGAAAATCTTTGAGAAGTTTTTAATTTACAACACTTGTCACTTGTAGACCAGAAATGATTCAACAGAACAGAATACTCAAATGAGCATCAATGAAACTGGGATAGATTACCATGGACTGCTCCAGTGGGATGACTTGCTGGATGTGGATCTGCCTTATAGTATTAGCGTGTCCTTTTAATGAGGTTTGCAAGGTCCCTTTAggctgcaagagagagagagagagagagagagatagtgtaaatgagaataaaaaaaatacatacagctACTAACAATGCCACTGAATTTCatgtaatattaacaaaatatggaataattacaatttataatccttttagaatgatttttaattagACCAAACATAAATCTTATAAACCTCATAAATCTTACCAACTGATCAGCTTGAGCATCAAGCTGACTGGCGAAATCCACTAGATTAATGCGAGTCACTCCTTTATTCACCTGAAAAGATAAACAGACACACATGAGAACCCACAGTTTCTTATCTGATCTGGGACTGAACATGCACCGAAGCCTATGGTTCCAAAGTTTCAATCAAAACGAGTTTATGTATGTTATGTACCTCCTCCAAATAGGCAGCAAAGTCAATCTCATTAATCCCAGTTTCAGTGAAGCTGATGAGATTCTGTTTGCCTTCTGACTCCAGAAGAATGATGCCATGCAGGTCCACCTTCATCCCTTCAAACTTCCTTGACACATCTCTGGAGTACTGCAGAAAGAAAAGAAGTTCTGTATATGATTCCAACATGAGTCTAGGAAATCTGGATGGACTGTCATGAAATATTCTAAAACATACAGTCTGACCAGTAGGACCACTAGTAAAAAACAAtaacttactatatatatatattaaattaaattaaatttatgcatttagcagacgcttttatccaaagcgtctaacagtgcattcaggctatcaatttttacatatcatatatatgtaatatatatatatatatacacacatgtatatatatatatacatatatatatatatatatatatatatatatatatatatatatatatatatttatataatggttACTAGTGACTcagatgtatatttataaaaaaagcataataacATGATAAAAGCTAATCATATACATAACCTGTTAACaccaacatttttattattctgtgGTAAAGTATTGTCTTAGTATTTAGCATGTGCCTTTAATAGAAGCACTTGTTCTGCATGTGCTCCACAAGTTTTTGCAAAAGCTGATGTttatgttctccagcatgatttgagaagaTCTCAAGAGCATCCTGTGCTACAGTGGGAACACAATCATCTGTCCATTTGCATAAATCGGTTCacatgattttctttattttacatttcataaaaatccTAAAACATTCCATTCTGTGTGGTCTCAGATTTGTGGGTCCTGTGTGGATCAAGAATGTTGGCTTGAAGGATTTTAAGTGAAAACAAAAATCATTCTGATGGAATGAAGGAATTTATATAGActctatataaaatgttttaaatggttacgcatgaaatgttttgagatattttggcaattcaaaagaacagagaaaaacaacaacactggatTGGATAAACATATTTTGGACAGTGTTACTTAAAATAGTGAATGGTTTGCATTTCCTTTAAGACACAATCCACAATGCGTGCCTCCATTTGAGGACTTGTGGTCCTGACAAAAAAGGTTGATATCTGCAGATTCATGCCACTCATGTGGCGGTTATGTGGGCGGTTAtgttatcatttatagcacaattgtttatacaattatttatttgccaatttgtaaatctcttttttttttttgtctgtgtgttgttgtctctgtgtactggaagcttatgtcactaaaacaaattccttgtatgcgtaatcatacttggcaataaagctctttctgattctgattctgattctgagaaCACAAGCATTCAGCTCGCAAGTGAGTTGAATGCGCTCATTGCTCTTATTTCTTTGTGAAAAAGCATGGATGGAGTGCTTTCGACTGTTGAGGAAGCATGGTTTGCTCGTTGTATGCATTTGTGGGATTACTGAGAAGGAAGGTAGAAGTCTGGTTCTCCTTTGCTTCACCTTCACCCGAGATTTTAGACAGCGTTTGCATGAATGCGTTCACTTCTAATTGGATTTGAATGGGTTCATAGCGATGTATTCACAGCAGTGGATTCTGTTCACGCTTGATTCTTAAGGGAACCTAGCCTTTGTACAGAGCACATTGAGGACAGTTGTGTACCCAACTTGGCTGAATGGGATGTCCCTATGTAATATTAGTGTTGATTGGGTTCCCCATTTCCCCCCAAAGTTATTTTAGCTGTCCAAGCATCATTGGCGTGCCCCCCTTCTTAAATCGGTGTATGTTTGCCACTATTTTTGGTGCTCTCTCACCAGATGGATAGGCAATGCACCTAGGCATGGCATAGTGGGTATTTCATAGGGCTGGattttgacacaaatttcacAATTCGATTCGATCATCCTTCACAagctttcattttaatattagttatttTGGATTTACTGTATACCAGGTACATcaagcaaaaaaacaacaacaaaatagctCAACTGATGCTGTAAAATATACTTGAGAGTCaatattatttttgaaaagtTGAAATTTGCTGATTtgtaaacaaacacttaaaatatactcAGTAAGGTTAGTTTGGATATTAAGATTATAATActaactttaactttaaattacagaattatattacataattataGCTTTTTTAAATCTTGTCTTTTAATTAAACTCAGTTTGTGACTAGTTCCACACATAAAGGTGGACATATACTAGATTTGGTTTTATCATATGCCTTGCCTATTGGTAATATTTACCAATATTACTCCTTGTGATTCTAAAACGACTGCTCCAGCCCGCTGCTGTCGTACGATGAATCCTACAACTGCTCAATTGTTTTCTGTGGCTTTCAATGGCATTGGTGATGATTATTCAATTTCCTCAAATGGCCTGAATACAGATGACTTAACCTCTCTTTTCTTTTCAACCTGCTAAAGTATTTTGGATACATCCCCCTTTAGGATGGTTCGAGAAAGACCTATAGAGTTCAACCGTGGCTGAATGCTACTACTCCAGCTGTAAGACTTGAGTGTAGAAGGGTAGAACGCCACTGGAAGAAAGATAAATTGCAGATTTCTTTCTATATTTTAAAGGAGAACTTGTCTAAATATCAAATAATTGAGGTTATTTAGATCTGAGAAATTAAAATATCTCTCTAATGTTATCTGTAATAACTCTCATAATCCAGGTGTGCTTTTCAGAACAATTAACGCTGCTTTGGACTCTTCCCAAGCTACTTGTTTAGAGCCTTCTGCTgaaatgtttgagatttttttttatctttttattgcgTGTTCTGCTGGGAAGATTTCGAATATCACTGTAAATATAGTTGTAGTTTGCTTGTTCTCATGAGCGAAGCCTTGATCCACTCACAACACTAGTGTTAAAGAAGGCTGAGATGTTGAAGATCTTATCCAGATGAAGAGCTGAGTAAATCCCTCTGTTGTCCTTACAGTTACTGcaaaagaagagagaaaaaggAGGGAAATCAAACCTAACTCCATCTTATTATGAGCAGACTTTCATTTCAGACTTTTAATTCTctgctgccatctgctggacTATTGAAGGATGAAGACAAATCTAttgtaaaatggcacagaaaAGTTAAGTTCAGAGAAAATTGGTAATTTGTTTGAATATTTGGTTcaatatttagtatttaatacactaaatgtatatatttatccaaatatttatttaaaaaaaattgcacttacAATACAGCACCAATACTTAACAGCACTATTATAGAGTAATATAAttgttcattttatatttattagataTACATTACAAGGTTACCTGTAGAGAGAATATGCTGTAAGGTCCATCTCAGGGTCATTGTACAGGTATCCTGGTATGAAGTTTCTCCAAGCAGAGTTGACCAGGTTGGGTGTATCTAACACCTACACACAACATAATCACACTGCATCTCGTATCGTTCTCCAGCATGATGTGAGATGATCCATAGATCAGAAAAACTTCTGACATTGTGTCGTTTCTCTTACCTTAAACAGTTGTCGGGTTTGAAATGGTTCACACACAAGCTTTTCTAGATTCCCACCCACCAAAAACAGCACTGTTATCACTCCCATGAGCACCCAGGAGAACAGGAAGCTGAAGCCCACACCACTGCGAGACAGAGGAAGAGTGTGTCAGTGAGTGCAGACAAAACGGTCTTATACCACATCCTGCACTCAGTGTTGTTGCACTCGAACTCACGCCATGAGCAGATTGCCTCCTGTGTTAGAGACGCAACCACGTGTGGTTGGAGTTGAGTGCCTGTCAAATCCCAGAATACCACACAACAAACCCAGAAAATTGAAGGTGAGGATGAGCACAACCATACAGCACAGGGTAACACAACAGATCcacctaaaaacaaaaacattatgaacAAGATCGAGGTCACGAAAACAAGGACAATAAAGGTTGTGAAGAGTTTTTGTCTGGTCGAGTTGAGTCCTCTGAAGCACCTGTAGAAATCCATCTGATCGACCTGAGGGTAGATGTCCTcgatctgtgagtgtgtgtgagagatcatTTTGGTGAAGTTGGACACAGAGCTTTGAACCGGGAAGAGCTTGGTGAAACTGGTGATGTTTGATCCAATCTCGTCCAGCAGAACTTTCACCCCTACAGGAGACACAACAGTATTAGAAAATGCTTTAGTGCAGATTCATTGACATTTTTATGTGAAAAGCATATTTCATCATCTATGCTATTCACAGGAAATCGTGTCTTATTGTATGTGCCCAGGTATGCAAAGCAAAGGGAAATGTCAAGGAAAAAAACTCGATAAACGTCCATCCTCCTCTTATGACACTATGTTATTAAGGCAATGTTTAAATGAATTTGACCTGAATAACATTAACAATTTTTACACCATAATCAAAGCATTCATCTAAGTTAGGTTAACTTTAAATCTCAAAAATGTGTTAGTAATGTGTGGAAATTAGCATTCAAATAGAATAATAAATATGAACTAGaagtataaaataaaagttttgttcatGGTTAGTTCCTATTAGCTTTTACAGTAACTAATGTTAATGTATAGAACCTTATTGCAAAgtctaaatgtttacatttagtaagttaaaagtaaagaaatgtatcattttatttcttattactgAGAGGGGACTTTGTATGAAACTTTAGatggtctgtaaaaaaaaaagaaaattcctaAGATCTGATTTCTGGTCTAGATTTAATCTTGAAACTCACCTTCCACAATATTTCGGGTTTGATCTCTTACCAAGGTGGGAGTGTCATTAAAGGATGCAAAGCCCTGTGCGATTAGGATGAAAAGGTGCAAGAGTGAGAAAAGTTTATATGTTCCTTAAAAaccaacatgaaatcaaaactgaaatgAAACCTTATTTCAGTCACGAATATGaccttttcacttttcaacccCCTACCCTCAAACTGCTTGGATTCATGTTAGTATGTATGACCACtcagtgttcgaactataccgtgtcttctgggggagcccacttttttttttgggggggggggggtgcacttGCGTGTGCCTCAAATAAGGTCAGCTACAAGTGAATGCACTATTATTAGATTTTATCGACACTAGTGCCTCAAAAAAACTTAcaatgacttacaaagatacataacagctacaactgtatatgcattactttatatatatatatatatatatatatatatatatactttatcaaCACAAGTTGATAGGTCAAACAGCAAACAAACAGCCACCCACAAAAAAACCtgtgtttatatacattttttcgcAACTTGTTCTGAGCAGCACTGCTTATTTCCCCATTAATCCACTCCTCAAACAAGTGCGTGCCAGGTaacttttcagacagaagaaggttttttgcATCCCTACAAGAG
Encoded proteins:
- the LOC128027554 gene encoding prominin-1-A isoform X8, which gives rise to MMWKTVLIFLCWGLSSGELQDRHSGAPATPARRTLDFGFVPSGVYDTVAYYEPGAIGILFNMMHAFLYVVQPNPFPEDLVITVAKDKFGAIQSESQKVIYYEIGFVVCTALGLLFTLLLPLVGLLFCLCRCCDNCGGEMHQRQRKNADCLRGLLTTLLLTTTFIITAGVLCAYTANQNLSSQLKSMRSLVKSNLKDLHTFANQTPAQIDYLISQYGTVKHRVLYDLDNVGLLLGASIHEELGKDVQPALNAALSMTGTMRDTKDALENVSLTLDTLQEGTVKLQANLSLVRGSLSSALNDPVCTEKHSTEICQNIRSTLPRLDIAANYSSLPDVTNQLDKVNDVLKTDLGQIVKKGFASFNDTPTLVRDQTRNIVEGVKVLLDEIGSNITSFTKLFPVQSSVSNFTKMISHTHSQIEDIYPQVDQMDFYRWICCVTLCCMVVLILTFNFLGLLCGILGFDRHSTPTTRGCVSNTGGNLLMAGVGFSFLFSWVLMGVITVLFLVGGNLEKLVCEPFQTRQLFKVLDTPNLVNSAWRNFIPGYLYNDPEMDLTAYSLYSNCKDNRGIYSALHLDKIFNISAFFNTSVYSRDVSRKFEGMKVDLHGIILLESEGKQNLISFTETGINEIDFAAYLEEVNKGVTRINLVDFASQLDAQADQLPKGTLQTSLKGHANTIRQIHIQQVIPLEQSMSTLNQSIRFLERTSSDLTVRVRDVLAAIDATQFLISQNATFVVNQETEKYKQTIIGYFKQYIDWIRTSLALDVATCKPLSNIVDAAEILGCSFLLDSMNTFWFGLGCSTLFLLPSIILSVKLAKFYRRMDTEDVYDDIETIPMKNIPTYDTMTRFPRASAPPRHADW
- the LOC128027554 gene encoding prominin-1-A isoform X6; the protein is MMWKTVLIFLCWGLSSGELQDRHSGAPATPARRTLDFGFVPSGVYDTVAYYEPGAIGILFNMMHAFLYVVQPNPFPEDLVITVAKDKFGAIQSESQKVIYYEIGFVVCTALGLLFTLLLPLVGLLFCLCRCCDNCGGEMHQRQRKNADCLRGLLTTLLLTTTFIITAGVLCAYTANQNLSSQLKSMRSLVKSNLKDLHTFANQTPAQIDYLISQYGTVKHRVLYDLDNVGLLLGASIHEELGKDVQPALNAALSMTGTMRDTKDALENVSLTLDTLQEGTVKLQANLSLVRGSLSSALNDPVCTEKHSTEICQNIRSTLPRLDIAANYSSLPDVTNQLDKVNDVLKTDLGQIVKKGFASFNDTPTLVRDQTRNIVEGVKVLLDEIGSNITSFTKLFPVQSSVSNFTKMISHTHSQIEDIYPQVDQMDFYRWICCVTLCCMVVLILTFNFLGLLCGILGFDRHSTPTTRGCVSNTGGNLLMAGVGFSFLFSWVLMGVITVLFLVGGNLEKLVCEPFQTRQLFKVLDTPNLVNSAWRNFIPGYLYNDPEMDLTAYSLYSNCKDNRGIYSALHLDKIFNISAFFNTSVYSRDVSRKFEGMKVDLHGIILLESEGKQNLISFTETGINEIDFAAYLEEVNKGVTRINLVDFASQLDAQADQLPKGTLQTSLKGHANTIRQIHIQQVIPLEQSMSTLNQSIRFLERTSSDLTVRVRDVLAAIDATQFLISQNATFVVNQETEKYKQTIIGYFKQYIDWIRTSLALDVATCKPLSNIVDAAEILGCSFLLDSMVTSRPSNTFWFGLGCSTLFLLPSIILSVKLAKFYRRMDTEDVYDDIETIPMKNIPTYDTMTRFPRASAPPRHADW